The following proteins are encoded in a genomic region of Corticium candelabrum chromosome 19, ooCorCand1.1, whole genome shotgun sequence:
- the LOC134194473 gene encoding protocadherin beta-11-like isoform X1, with product MSTFLFSICFVLLFWHSVLSTTETLSFQSSDYLKNAIDTDPFFTKLCNEKSARLVFKSPKKRQVIEVDDGQAFSLPVQIRLISMSGISRIVTDLVLRSSSKIISLEAHAFPSDVITFSNQSRLLLKSTRPLDREKDGEILSVDIRLIMRDCSLSSRRKFVIRVTDVNDNIPQFHNVDFKSGYKTSIREDATTGSVVASVSVTDGDATSPNNIVKLKPLPPYDRVFGFKGSDLILTDARAVRYFHKSKYYVMIEAEDCGLPPLSNKIVIEVDISPVSQTELHIDNARSPCHLKAVVHNANKTRLSDFTSTNGYLEINNIISRNVAISKGLWILYSDNEFRGETKIVQNGGAREPNERIETAASLRGFCLHQPFLALFDQTSFTGKMTVFSTTKNKLFLKTKSALVMKTSWAISTFGFLRPHLLECTSGHYTKYPYLPIGQALVMAVKRLSSDGTVGFKNLYKD from the exons ATGTCAACATTTCTCTTTTCAATCTGTTTTGTCTTGCTTTTCTGGCACTCCGTTCTGTCTACAACAGAGACCTTGTCTTTTCAATCGAGTGATTACTTGAAGAATGCAATCGACACAGATCCTTTCTTTACAAAACTTTGCAACGAGAAAAGCGCCCGCCTCGTTTTCAAGAGTCCCAAGAAACGACAAGTGATAGAGGTGGACGACGGACAGGCATTCAGTCTACCAGTACAG ATTCGACTCATTTCTATGTCAGGGATATCTCGCATTGTTACAGACTTAGTCTTGAGATCCTCGTCAAAAATCATCTCACTCGAAGCACATGCTTTTC CTTCTGACGTGATTACTTTCTCTAATCAATCGCGTTTGCTGCTAAAATCGACGAGGCCGCTCGATCGTGAAAAAGATGGAGAAATTCTTTCAGTCGACATCCGG CTAATTATGCGAGATTGTAGTCTGTCTTCAAGGAGAAAGTTTGTCATCCGTGTGACTGATGTGAATGACAATATTCCGCAGTTTCATAACGTTGATTTTAAGTCCGGATATAAGACATCGATCAGAGAAGATGCCACCACTGGCTCTGTTGTCGCGTCCGTTTCCGTTACGGACGGAGATGCAA CTTCACCAAACAATATTGTAAAGTTGAAGCCGTTGCCTCCTTACGACAGAGTTTTTGGTTTTAAAGGAAGTGATCTGATCTTGACTGATGCTCGTGCTGTGCGTTATTTTCACAAGAGCAAGTATTACGTCATGATCGAGGCGGAAGACTGCGGATTGCCACCGCTGAGTAACAAAATCGTCATTGAAGTTGACATTTCGCCTGTTAG TCAGACCGAATTGCACATTGACAACGCCAGATCACCATGCCATCTAAAAGCAGTAGTacacaacgcaaacaaaaCACGATTGTCCGACTTTACGTCCACCAACGGATACCTAGAGATAAACAACATAATCAGCCGCAACGTCGCAATCAGCAAGGGTCTATGGATTTTGTATTCGGACAACGAATTTCGAGGTGAAACCAAGATCGTACAAAATGGCGGCGCCAGAGAACCAAACGAGCGCATTGAGACGGCAGCATCGTTGCGAGGATTTTGTCTCCACCAGCCTTTCCTGGCTCTCTTCGATCAAACAAGTTTCACAGGCAAGATGACCGTATTTTCCACCACAAAGAACAAGTTGTTTCTAAAGACAAAATCAGCTCTAGTGATGAAGACTTCTTGGGCAATATCGACCTTCGGATTTCTCCGGCCTCACTTGCTGGAGTGCACTAGCGGACACTATACTAAGTATCCGTATTTGCCTATTGGGCAGGCACTCGTGATGGCTGTGAAGAGACTTTCGTCGGATGGAACTGTTGGATTCAAGAATTTATACAAGGATTAG
- the LOC134194473 gene encoding protocadherin beta-11-like isoform X2: MSGISRIVTDLVLRSSSKIISLEAHAFPSDVITFSNQSRLLLKSTRPLDREKDGEILSVDIRLIMRDCSLSSRRKFVIRVTDVNDNIPQFHNVDFKSGYKTSIREDATTGSVVASVSVTDGDATSPNNIVKLKPLPPYDRVFGFKGSDLILTDARAVRYFHKSKYYVMIEAEDCGLPPLSNKIVIEVDISPVSQTELHIDNARSPCHLKAVVHNANKTRLSDFTSTNGYLEINNIISRNVAISKGLWILYSDNEFRGETKIVQNGGAREPNERIETAASLRGFCLHQPFLALFDQTSFTGKMTVFSTTKNKLFLKTKSALVMKTSWAISTFGFLRPHLLECTSGHYTKYPYLPIGQALVMAVKRLSSDGTVGFKNLYKD, from the exons ATGTCAGGGATATCTCGCATTGTTACAGACTTAGTCTTGAGATCCTCGTCAAAAATCATCTCACTCGAAGCACATGCTTTTC CTTCTGACGTGATTACTTTCTCTAATCAATCGCGTTTGCTGCTAAAATCGACGAGGCCGCTCGATCGTGAAAAAGATGGAGAAATTCTTTCAGTCGACATCCGG CTAATTATGCGAGATTGTAGTCTGTCTTCAAGGAGAAAGTTTGTCATCCGTGTGACTGATGTGAATGACAATATTCCGCAGTTTCATAACGTTGATTTTAAGTCCGGATATAAGACATCGATCAGAGAAGATGCCACCACTGGCTCTGTTGTCGCGTCCGTTTCCGTTACGGACGGAGATGCAA CTTCACCAAACAATATTGTAAAGTTGAAGCCGTTGCCTCCTTACGACAGAGTTTTTGGTTTTAAAGGAAGTGATCTGATCTTGACTGATGCTCGTGCTGTGCGTTATTTTCACAAGAGCAAGTATTACGTCATGATCGAGGCGGAAGACTGCGGATTGCCACCGCTGAGTAACAAAATCGTCATTGAAGTTGACATTTCGCCTGTTAG TCAGACCGAATTGCACATTGACAACGCCAGATCACCATGCCATCTAAAAGCAGTAGTacacaacgcaaacaaaaCACGATTGTCCGACTTTACGTCCACCAACGGATACCTAGAGATAAACAACATAATCAGCCGCAACGTCGCAATCAGCAAGGGTCTATGGATTTTGTATTCGGACAACGAATTTCGAGGTGAAACCAAGATCGTACAAAATGGCGGCGCCAGAGAACCAAACGAGCGCATTGAGACGGCAGCATCGTTGCGAGGATTTTGTCTCCACCAGCCTTTCCTGGCTCTCTTCGATCAAACAAGTTTCACAGGCAAGATGACCGTATTTTCCACCACAAAGAACAAGTTGTTTCTAAAGACAAAATCAGCTCTAGTGATGAAGACTTCTTGGGCAATATCGACCTTCGGATTTCTCCGGCCTCACTTGCTGGAGTGCACTAGCGGACACTATACTAAGTATCCGTATTTGCCTATTGGGCAGGCACTCGTGATGGCTGTGAAGAGACTTTCGTCGGATGGAACTGTTGGATTCAAGAATTTATACAAGGATTAG
- the LOC134194475 gene encoding juvenile hormone acid O-methyltransferase-like encodes MNSEKAALYAKNSRAQFFWNTAFLSEIAWNRSHNTKVVDIGCGTGETTKTLLATRDEVESVLAFDISSNMIDYASEHNSHEKIVYKVGNIEDIDLVTKLEGQAAVCKRGSFDRVVSLNVLHWVKDQTVALKNIVSFLRPGGDCLLVFGSKPSPAFLHAKTEILKSEAWKDMIHDDVNWRHGRNSQWLKYSEWRLPDPADGY; translated from the coding sequence ATGAATAGTGAAAAAGCAGCTCTCTACGCTAAGAATTCACGAGCTCAGTTTTTTTGGAACACTGCTTTTCTGTCAGAAATAGCGTGGAACCGTTCTCACAATACAAAGGTTGTGGACATCGGATGTGGCACTGGAGAGACTACGAAAACTCTACTGGCAACCAGAGACGAAGTAGAAAGCGTTTTGGCGTTTGACATTTCCAGCAACATGATAGACTATGCAAGCGAGCACAACAGTCATGAAAAAATCGTTTACAAAGTCGGAAATATTGAAGACATCGATCTGGTTACTAAACTGGAGGGTCAAGCTGCTGTGTGCAAACGTGGATCGTTTGATCGAGTGGTATCTCTCAACGTGCTGCACTGGGTGAAAGATCAGACGGTGGCACTGAAGAATATTGTCTCATTTCTACGACCTGGAGGAGACTGTTTGTTAGTATTTGGGTCTAAGCCTTCTCCTGCTTTCCTACACGCTAAAACAGAGATTCTAAAGAGTGAAGCCTGGAAGGACATGATTCATGATGACGTCAACTGGAGACATGGAAGGAATTCGCAATGGTTGAAGTATAGTGAATGGCGGCTGCCCGATCCAGCTGATGGTTATTGA